From a region of the Phragmites australis chromosome 21, lpPhrAust1.1, whole genome shotgun sequence genome:
- the LOC133904138 gene encoding putative F-box/FBD/LRR-repeat protein At1g78760: MAEVSGSRRPRMAPASVPGAACRINTLPRDLLLRAISHLNARELVQTCVLSRQWRHLWRSVPRINATIDEFDDFDGIYNFYDMADRAKECSALFKKFVNRFLMLRNPVPLDEFRLTYYNPDGSMNRSADSEEANLWIRHALLCNARSVEVTIQYYSLLLDPAVFTSECFLTRLLLSSVLLPPGFFRQLQTGCKALERLILRDCDIDDVEISSETLKVLTIDDTCCITFEEQASISIPSLLYLGFFPDARIPLLKNMESLETACVSDDTQVDDIYKSLSGVTDLDINYEERKLKMERKLRWCPKLNNLTTLTFSSGVCIHICIH; this comes from the exons ATGGCAGAGGTGTCTGGGTCTCGCAGGCCGCGTATGGCCCCAGCGAGCGTTCCCGGCGCGGCGTGCAGGATCAACACCCTCccccgcgacctcctcctccgtgCCATCTCCCACCTCAATGCCCGCGAGCTCGTGCAGACCTGCGTGTTGTCGCGGCAGTGGCGCCACCTCTGGCGTTCCGTGCCCCGCATCAATGCCACCATCGACGAGTTCGACGATTTCGATGGCATCTACAATTTCTACGACATGGCTGACAGGGCAAAGGAGTGCAGCGCGCTGTTCAAGAAGTTTGTCAACCGTTTCTTGATGCTCCGTAACCCTGTTCCCTTGGACGAGTTCCGGCTCACGTACTACAATCCTGATGGTTCAATGAATAGGAGTGCCGATTCGGAAGAAGCTAACCTATGGATCCGCCATGCTTTACTTTGCAATGCTCGGTCTGTCGAGGTTACGATACAGTACTATAGCTTGCTGCTCGATCCTGCGGTGTTTACTTCAGAGTGCTTCTTGACAAGACTGCTGCTTTCCAGTGTTCTTTTACCCCCTGGTTTTTTTAGGCAACTCCAAACGGGCTGCAAAGCATTGGAACGTCTCATATTACGTGACTGTGACATTGATGACGTTGAGATCTCGTCTGAGACGCTGAAGGTTTTGACCATTGATGATACTTGTTGCATCACATTTGAAGAGCAGGCCTCTATTTCAATCCCAAGCCTATTGTATCTTGGCTTCTTTCCTGACGCAAGAATACCTTTACTGAAGAACATGGAATCACTGGAGACAGCATGCGTTTCAGATGATACTCAGGTTGATGATATCTACAAGAGCCTTTCTGGGGTTACAGATTTGGATATCAATTATGAAGAAAGAAAG CTGAAGATGGAAAGGAAATTACGGTGGTGCCCAAAATTGAACAATCTCACAACCCTAACATTCAGTAGTGGTGTCTGCATCCACATTTGTATCCATTGA
- the LOC133903403 gene encoding disease resistance protein RGA5-like — translation MKGAMVSVATGVMNSLLDKLTTLLGKEFSWLHNEVKHDIAFLRDELSCMNALLEKLTDMEVLDPQMKEWRNQVREMAYDIEDCIDDSFMHQQRPGGIMGFFHDYVQKVKELLGHHGIAQQIKELKGRIVEASHRRKRYKLDTQVDPGTTNVLSIDPRLPALYVESSELIGIDVPRDHLINLLGDGEQSLKVISIVGLGGLGKTTLANEAYKRISGQFNCQAFVSVSQKPDVNKILRSILSQIKNRDKANTEPKDVEWLIDALRDLLKDKRYFIVIDDIWDTQAWKTIKCGLPGNTCGSRILVTTRIATIAKSCCSPHHGTVYELRPLSEADSMSLFFKRIFGSEDLCPANLKDVAVEIIKKCGGLPLAIVTMASLMSTKSVRREEWVSVCNSIGLGLQSYNVEGMERILSLSYCDLPYHLKTCLLYLSMYPEDHEIDMCQLVRRWIAEGFIKAKSGRNSVDEGKCYFNELINRSLIQPVGFGLDGQATACRVHDMILDLIVSKAVEENFISSVGDQMHTLISQGKVRRLSVDYRGQEVAMSRSSMISSHVRSLGIFGYSEKMLPISNFRALRMLDLESSARLQNCYLHNIGDLFQLRYLRVAASGVTHLPEQIGELQFLETLDLCRTWIRKLPPSIVKLQRLNFLSVNGSQLPDGVGNMQSLEELSGLSVYNECSINSLQELGSLMNLRTLRLTWHISDSRNDRTAYTDILASSLGKLVGSSLRCLRIIRGHGSVDIPFDSWPSPPHLLRELDIPGCCFQMIPEWMASMANLSTLHLRVKQVTQEILHVLGDLRALLDLELRSEAADGPMEMLVVCNNRFRCLKIFRLYGQIMGLIFEAGATPQLERFSIEIRARQAQSAFADHPDLGIHHLTSLRDLNVWIDCEGARIEEVEMLEAAITDATNLLPNHPTPRLYRV, via the exons ATGAAGGGGGCCATGGTGAGCGTTGCCACCGGGGTGATGAACTCCCTGCTTGACAAGCTCACCACGCTGCTGGGTAAGGAATTCAGCTGGCTGCATAATGAAGTGAAACATGACATTGCCTTCTTGAGGGATGAGTTGAGCTGCATGAACGCTCTGTTGGAGAAACTGACTGACATGGAGGTGCTTGACCCTCAGATGAAGGAGTGGAGGAATCAAGTGAGGGAGATGGCCTACGACATAGAGGATTGCATTGACGATTCTTTCATGCACCAACAGAGACCTGGTGGAATCATGGGATTCTTTCATGACTATGTTCAGAAAGTCAAGGAGCTGTTAGGTCACCATGGGATTGCTCAACAGATAAAAGAGCTCAAGGGTCGCATTGTTGAGGCAAGTCATAGAAGAAAGAGGTACAAGTTGGACACTCAAGTTGATCCTGGAACCACCAATGTATTGTCCATTGATCCTCGATTACCTGCACTCTATGTTGAGTCATCCGAACTTATCGGTATTGATGTTCCGAGGGATCACCTCATCAACTTGCTAGGTGACGGAGAACAGTCACTGAAGGTGATTTCAATTGTGGGTCTTGGAGGATTAGGCAAAACTACCCTTGCAAATGAAGCATATAAAAGAATTAGCGGGCAATTCAATTGCCAGGCTTTTGTGTCAGTGTCCCAGAAACCTGATGTAAACAAGATTCTACGGAGCATACTTTCTCAAATCAAGAATCGAGATAAAGCTAACACCGAACCAAAGGATGTGGAGTGGCTCATAGATGCACTGAGGGATTTGCTCAAGGACAAAAG GTACTTTATCGTAATTGATGATATATGGGACACACAAGCATGGAAAACAATAAAATGCGGATTGCCTGGGAATACTTGTGGTAGTAGGATACTAGTGACAACAAGAATTGCTACTATTGCCAAATCCTGTTGCTCCCCTCACCATGGCACAGTTTATGAATTAAGGCCACTAAGTGAAGCTGACTCCatgagtttattttttaaaagaatttttgGCTCAGAAGACCTCTGCCCAGCTAACCTTAAAGATGTTGCAGTTGAAATCATTAAAAAGTGCGGTGGTCTGCCCTTGGCAATAGTTACTATGGCTAGTTTAATGAGTACTAAATCAGTCAGAAGAGAAGAATGGGTGAGTGTTTGTAATTCAATTGGTCTGGGGCTTCAAAGTTACAATGTGGAAGGAATGGAAAGGATTTTATCCCTTAGTTATTGTGATCTTCCCTACCATTTGAAGACATGTTTATTATATCTAAGCATGTATCCAGAAGACCATGAGATCGACATGTGTCAGCTTGTAAGGAGGTGGATAGCAGAAGGGTTCATCAAGGCCAAAAGTGGGAGAAATTCAGTAGACGAAGGGAAATGCTATTTTAACGAACTTATAAACAGAAGTTTGATCCAACCAGTAGGTTTCGGGCTTGATGGTCAAGCAACGGCATGTCGTGTGCATGATATGATTCTTGATCTCATTGTATCCAAGGCCGTCGAAGAAAATTTTATCTCCTCCGTTGGTGACCAAATGCATACATTGATCTCCCAAGGCAAAGTTCGCCGACTCTCGGTTGACTACCGTGGGCAAGAAGTTGCCATGTCACGGTCATCCATGATTTCTTCGCATGTCAGATCTCTCGGCATATTTGGGTATTCTGAAAAGATGCTTCCTATTTCAAACTTCCGAGCTCTAAGAATGTTGGATTTAGAGAGTAGTGCGAGATTGCAAAACTGTTATCTCCACAATATAGGGGATCTATTTCAGCTGAGGTACCTACGGGTTGCAGCAAGCGGCGTCACGCATCTTCCGGAGCAAATAGGAGAACTGCAGTTTCTGGAAACATTGGATCTGTGTCGTACATGGATAAGAAAATTGCCGCCAAGCATTGTAAAATTGCAACGGCTGAACTTTCTATCTGTTAATGGTTCGCAATTACCGGATGGAGTCGGAAACATGCAATCTCTGGAGGAACTGTCAGGTTTATCGGTCTACAACGAATGCTCAATAAATTCTTTGCAGGAGTTGGGAAGCTTGATGAACCTGAGAACTCTTCGGCTAACTTGGCACATCAGTGACTCACGCAATGACAGAACAGCGTACACAGATATCTTGGCTTCATCACTTGGCAAACTTGTTGGTTCCAGCCTTAGATGTTTGCGCATTATCAGGGGACATGGTTCTGTTGACATCCCTTTTGATTCTTGGCCCTCACCTCCTCATCTCCTGCGAGAATTAGACATCCCGGGGTGCTGTTTCCAAATGATCCCAGAGTGGATGGCCTCAATGGCCAACCTCTCCACGCTGCACCTCAGGGTTAAGCAAGTGACACAGGAAATCCTCCATGTCCTCGGGGACTTGCGAGCGCTGCTAGACTTGGAGTTACGATCAGAAGCTGCAGATGGTCCCATGGAAATGCTGGTTGTCTGCAACAACAGGTTCCGATGTCTGAAGATCTTCCGCTTGTACGGCCAGATCATGGGTCTCATCTTTGAGGCTGGAGCGACGCCACAGCTCGAACGATTCTCCATTGAAATCAGAGCACGTCAGGCGCAATCTGCATTTGCTGACCATCCTGATCTCGGTATCCACCACCTTACTTCCCTCAGGGATCTCAATGTCTGGATTGACTGCGAAGGTGCGAGGATTGAAGAGGTGGAGATGCTCGAGGCTGCTATCACGGATGCAACCAATCTACTTCCCAACCATCCCACACCACGTTTATATAGAGTATGA